One genomic region from Cardiocondyla obscurior isolate alpha-2009 linkage group LG01, Cobs3.1, whole genome shotgun sequence encodes:
- the Ctrip gene encoding E3 ubiquitin-protein ligase TRIP12 isoform X1, with protein MADQQDQLSSGGSVEKASASADTSKFRGKSSSGGSSGYRKRQSTGAIPDSVEEKRRRQITGDPQTSQVDSNTVHTHSIDSSKGEGRIRGERRNHGAGLESYPEIDWRSHHKIHQASLSSSSGTRVRSAARTNLPELHLTPTDCVASRTRSRTPQNSQALTQGTSSYDLSLTSGYGSRKTNTYSSLVASSSATLITSHPSTSRGRGGQRMSECLEGFVSAVKALFPISTQTYHQEDSKSHGGATCSATSSSTSSQVLGVKSSIRVGNAASNSVESGGGALAHDGAGTSGIASTATANPPVSAAVSANPTHPHSTHKHLLRSRAKASGEQPKELPSGNKTSGKHHKKDTTTGSCSSSRHRSSSRVRKPVVESGSAGLGSVMSGNDSISATSVSSSIPSSQLVSTTGEEESASTATSATASGGPSGMSATTGDSESDDGEVGRLQALLEARGLPPHVFGALGPRMQHLLNRSMGASSAAKAQQLLAGLQAVEDEGEQLQAVMNMGEILVMGNEDTLTGFPVKQVVAALINLLGIEHNFAIMTHACRALTYMMEALPRSSTVVVDAVPVFLQKLESIECMDVAEQCLTALAMLSRRHSKTILHAGGVSACLKFVDFFNITAQRAALTITANCCQNLHPDDFHLVVDSLPLLTSRLTNQDKKSVECVCQAFSRLVDSFQHDPVMLHKIINAELLQNLQQLLMITPPVNSTNNFITVLRMLSVISNRCPDLAQLLLQQNIAFTLSYLLTGSLEVKTEDVELVPRTPQEWFEITCLIEELMPPLPTDGIFSVNSLLERTSNQQETVQWEWRDERQCSHPFSTIDSRIIEMAFQNGEDEICLTSLGRTYTIDLTVMKQINEDIGMARSIFRRVNTNPTEGKSPTCSSSMDVVPPVIETNEWLVSFIRTLFSVLYEVYSSSAGPAVKCKCLRALLRMVYYASTDLLKDVLKNQVVSSHIAGMLASQDLRIVIGALQMASILMKRLPQVFGVHFHREGVLHQVRQLADPEVPLGVSPPKCPSGTSLPSPQPGPSNTPLSSTTMLSSSSATSPVVSPSSNGNILFGTIASSCQYKPNISASLESHRTELNNSIEETSASQSAHLRIGDVLKKKRQNKKGRFSRLGSATTPQQTQQPESLFTGFTPKNNRFLGNLNPAKWGRKSSSSSTSNDKRDSSSSTNLSKPPSNPSLTGGNRDKAKAWVREQAAQFLARYQDDAPCTHPALTVLARLTAAIQRLQSNELDEMLSALTELRDIVLESDISPFEMNYSGLIKALLNYLTTTDAPGNRYDRLRMFWKLFAESTMQQNNDIMDLNPGAFGALVTKLNSCVAQLEQFPVKVHDLPAGSGAGRGGTSALKFFNTHQLKCNLQRHPDCNNLKQWKGGTVKIDPLALVQAIERYLMVRGYGRIRDADSMVSDDDNSEDDIDDTLAAVVISQGPPKHKLQFLIGDVVLPFNMTVYQAVRQFGCSGVDHSEAEADSEPPLGHDAVWVQTHTIYYRPVPEEDAATSPKSGSSSQGNSRKGKGKSTKISSKRKEDSLWLEGTVPLQHCPLAPYLSPALPPSVTITDASLDGLCLLRLLHALNRHWGILFPHLKSMSLLLPQDFINNKIAAKASRQLQDPLVIMTGNLPSWLQQIASVCPFLFPFETRQLLLYATSFDRDRALQRLLDSAPELSGSDSQERVTPRLERRKRTISRTDILKQAEQVIQDLASNKALLEVQYVNEVGTGLGPTLEFYALVSKELQRADLDLWHGSSSATENGYVNSLHGLFPIPIPWNTKVSHLAKLKTKFKFLGKFMAKAIYDSRMLDLPFSLTFYRWLLGEEHTLTLADLAYVCPDIYRTLSKLQEVVRKKEVMEKDQTLRPHEKAQLIEALDLDKCPISDLGLVFELPGYENIELRKGGSDISVTVHNLDQYIKLVVHWFLYEGVFRQMEAFREGFESVFPPSQLRLFFPEELEAVFCGHAQTGGLWDVKTLAECCRTDHGYTPDSRAICFLFEVMSKYNSEEQRQFIQFVTGSPRLPVGGFKSLTPPLTIVRKTFDPSMKTDDFLPSVMTCVNYLKLPDYTTLEIMREKLRIAAQEGQHSFHLS; from the exons GCCAGAGGATGAGCGAATGTCTGGAAGGATTTGTGTCTGCTGTCAAAGCACTTTTTCCAATATCAACACAAACCTACCATCAAGAAG atTCAAAATCTCACGGCGGTGCGACCTGTAGCGCAACGAGTAGCAGCACGAGTAGTCAAGTTCTGGGTGTCAAGTCCAGCATCAGAGTGGGTAACGCAGCAAGTAACTCTGTGGAGAGTGGTGGGGGGGCGTTGGCACATGACGGGGCAGGCACGAGTGGCATCGCGTCAACGGCCACTGCCAATCCACCTGTGTCTGCCGCCGTTTCTGCCAACCCTACGCACCCTCATTCTACACACAAGCACCTGCTACGCTCTCGCGCAAAAGCTTCTGGCGAACAACCCAAGGAACTGCCATCTGGTAACAAGACTTCAGGAAAACATCACAAGAAAGACACTACAACGGGTTCCTGCTCGAGTTCCAG ACATCGCTCCTCATCGCGCGTGAGGAAGCCGGTGGTGGAAAGTGGCTCTGCGGGATTGGGTAGTGTAATGTCAGGCAATGATTCCATCAGTGCTACTTCAGTATCATCATCGATTCCGAGCAGTCAGTTAGTCTCGACCACAGGTGAGGAGGAATCGGCATCAACCGCTACATCCGCCACAG CCAGCGGAGGTCCATCTGGAATGTCAGCAACGACTGGTGATAGTGAAAGCGATGATGGAGAAGTTGGGCGATTACAAGCTTTGTTAGAAGCTAGAGGTTTACCGCCTCACGTGTTCGGCGCGTTAGGACCGCGGATGCAGCACTTACTTAATAGAAGCATGGGCGCGAGTTctg CTGCTAAAGCACAACAGCTATTAGCTGGTTTACAAGCCGTCGAAGATGAAGGAGAGCAATTGCAGGCCGTTATGAACATGGGAGAAATTCTTGTAATGGGCAACGAAGATACTCTGACCGGTTTTCCGGTTAAGCAAGTGGTTgcagctttaattaatttattgggAATCGAGCATAATTTTGCGATAATGACTCACGCATGTCGCGCTCTTACGTATATGATGGAGGCGCTGCCGCGCTCATCTACCGTTGTAGTAGATGCAGTACCAGTGTTTCTACAAAAGCTTGAGTCGATTGAATGCATGGACGTGGCGGAACAATGTTTAACAGCATTAGCCATGTTATCGCGCAGGCacagtaaaacaattttacatgcg ggTGGGGTATCAGCCTGTTTGAAGtttgttgatttttttaacatcacAGCACAACGTGCAGCGTTAACAATTACTGCAAACTGCTGTCAAAATCTCCATCCTGATGATTTTCATTTAGTAGTGGATAGTCTGCCATTATTAACAAGTAGATTGACGAATCAAGACAAAAAGAGCGTCGAGTGCGTATGTCAAGCATTCAGTAGATTGGTTGACAGTTTCCAACATGATCCTGTGATGCtgcataaaattatcaatGCCGAACTCTTACAGAATTTACAACAACTG CTTATGATTACGCCGCCGGTTAACAGCACTAACAATTTCATAACTGTATTACGAATGCTCTCTGTGATATCAAATCGCTGTCCCGACTTGGCGCAATTGTTGCTGCAACAAAACATAGCCTTTACATTAAGTTATCTTTTAACCGGATCTCTGGAAGTCAAAACGGAAGATGTGGAACTGGTGCCGCGTACACCGCAGGAATGGTTTGAAATTACATGTTTAATTGAAGAACTTATGCCTCCGTTACCAACAGATGGGATATTCAGTGTAAATAGTTTACTCGAAAGGACCAGTAATCAACAGGAAACTGTTCAGTGGGAATGGCGCGACGAAAGACAATGTTCCCATCCGTTCAGTACTATAGATTCTAGAATTATCGAG atggCGTTTCAAAATGGCGAAGATGAGATATGCCTTACCTCTTTAGGACGAACTTACACTATAGATCTGACTGTGATGAAACAAATTAACGAAGATATAGGAATGGCAAGGAGTATATTTCGGAGAGTGAACACTAATCCCACTGAGGGGAAAAGTCCAACTTGCTCATCTAg TATGGATGTTGTGCCTCCGGTAATTGAAACGAACGAATGGCTAGTGTCTTTTATTCGAACATTATTCTCTGTACTATATGAAGTTTATAGTAGCTCAGCTGGACCTGCTGTGAAATGCAAATGCCTCCGAGCTCTTCTTCGTATGGTGTATTATGCTTCAACTGATTTACTTAAG GATGTTTTAAAGAATCAAGTGGTTTCGTCACATATAGCCGGTATGTTAGCGTCACAAGATTTACGTATAGTTATCGGGGCTCTTCAAATGGCGAGTATTCTGATGAAAAGATTGCCACAAGTATTTGGGGTTCATTTTCATCGTGAGGGCGTACTACATCAAGTTCGTCAATTAGCAGATCCTGAAGTACCTCTTGGTGTTTCACCACCTAAGTGCCCTTCTG GTACATCATTACCAAGCCCACAGCCAGGTCCATCTAATACACCACTTTCTTCCACCACAATGTTGTCTTCTAGTAGTGCCACATCTCCGGTTGTCTCTCCATCATCAAACGGCAACATATTGTTCGGCACAATTGCGTCGTCATGCCAGTATAAACCAAATATCAGTGCTTCGTTGGAATCGCACAGAACGGAATTAAACAACAGTATAGAGGAAACGAGTGCATCGCAAAGTGCTCATTT AAGAATCGGTGACGTACTGAAGAAGAAACGACAGAATAAGAAGGGTCGTTTTTCGAGATTGGGAAGTGCCACTACGCCGCAGCAAACGCAACAGCCGGAATCTCTGTTTACCGGTTTCACTCCGAAGAATAATCGATTCTTAGGAAATCTCAATCCGGCCAAGTGGGGTCGGAAATCGTCCTCGTCCAGTACAAGCAACGACAAAAGAGACTCTAGTTCATCCACGAATTTGTCGAAACCACCAAGTAATCCGAGCTTAACTGGCGGAAATAGAGATAAAGCAAAGGCGTGGGTGCGTGAACAAGCTGCCCAATTCTTGGCAAGATATCAAGATGACGCCCCTTGCACTCATCCCGCCCTAACTGTTCTCGCTCGACTGACTGCTGCGATACAGCGATTGCAATCAAAC GAATTGGATGAAATGTTGTCAGCGCTAACGGAATTACGAGATATAGTTCTAGAAAGCGATATCTCTCCGTTTGAAATGAATTACAGTGGTCTTATCAAGGCCTTGTTAAACTACCTCACTACAACAGATGCACCGGGCAATCGCTATGACCGTCTTCGTATGTTTTGGAAGTTGTTTGCCGAGTCTACT ATGCAACAAAATAATGATATCATGGATCTTAATCCCGGAGCGTTTGGTGCTTTAGTAACAAAATTGAATAGCTGCGTTGCACAGTTGGAACAATTCCCAGTGAAGGTTCACGACTTGCCTGCGGGTTCTGGCGCCGGTCGCGGCGGAACTAGTGctctcaaattttttaacacacATCAACTTAAG TGTAATCTTCAACGACATCCAGACTGTAATAATCTTAAACAATGGAAAGGCGGTACTGTAAAAATCGATCCACTTGCATTAGTACAAGCGATAGAGCGTTACTTGATGGTACGAGGATACGGCAGAATACGTGATGCCGATTCAATGGTCAGTGATGACGACAATAGCGAGGATGATATTGACGATACTTTG GCGGCAGTTGTGATAAGTCAAGGACCGCCGAAACATAaacttcaatttttaatcGGTGACGTGGTCCTGCCCTTTAACATGACAGTTTATCAAGCTGTCAGGCAGTTTGGATGTTCCGGAGTGGATCATTCTGAAGCAGAGGCCGACAGTGAACCACCACTTGGGCACGATGCGGTATGGGTGCAGACCCATACGATATATTACag acCTGTACCAGAAGAGGACGCCGCAACCTCTCCAAAATCTGGATCAAGTTCACAGGGTAATAGTAGAAAGGGCAAGGGAAAAAGTACAAAGATTAGTtcgaaaaggaaagaagataGTCTATGGCTAGAAGGCACGGTTCCGCTTCAACATTGTCCCCTCGCGCCATATCTATCTCCCGCATTACCACCCTCCGTAACTATCACAGACGCTTCTCTCGATGGATTGTGCCTGCTGCGACTCTTGCATGCTCTTAATCGTCATTGGGGTATATTATTCCCTCATCTTAAGAGCATGAGCCTGCTGTTGCCTCAGgattttatcaataataagATCGCTGCAAAAGCCAGCAGGCAGCTGCAAGATCCATTGGTAATCATGACCGGAAATTTACCGTCTTGGTTACAACAGATAGCATCTGTTTG tccttttctctttccattCGAAACAAGACAGCTCTTATTATACGCGACGTCGTTCGATCGAGACCGAGCGTTGCAGCGTCTCTTAGACTCCGCGCCGGAACTTTCGGGATCAGATAGCCAAGAACGCGTTACTCCGCGCTTAGAACGAAGAAAGAGAACAATTTCGAGAACGGATATTCTCAAACAAGCGGAACAAGTGATTCAAGACTTAGCCTCTAACAAGGCCTTACTTGAAGTGCAATACGTTAATGAG GTCGGCACCGGTCTTGGTCCAACTCTGGAATTCTATGCTCTAGTCTCCAAGGAACTGCAACGCGCTGATTTAGACTTGTGGCATGGCAGTTCAAGTGCCACTGAAAATGGATACGTTAATTCCTTGCACGGACTTTTCCCGATTCCAATTCCATGGAATACTAAAGTATCTCATTTAGCAAAATTGAAGACAAAATTCAAATTCCTCGGAAAATTTATGGCAAAAGCAATATACGATTCCAGAATG TTGGACTTGCCATTTAGTTTAACTTTTTACCGTTGGTTACTGGGAGAGGAACATACTCTCACGTTAGCGGACTTGGCATACGTATGTCCCGACATATATCGTACTCTTAGTAAACTCCAAGAAGttgtgagaaaaaaagaagttatggAAAAGGATCAAACACTACGGCCGCACGAAAAAGCGCAATTGATAGAGGCTCTCGATTTAGACAAGTGCCCGATTTCAGATCTGGGTCTTGTATTCGAATTGCCGGGCTATGAAAATATCGAATTGAGAAAAGGTGGAAGCGATATATCGGTTACTGTTCACAATTTGGATCAATATATTAAG TTAGTGGTACACTGGTTCTTGTACGAAGGAGTATTTAGGCAAATGGAGGCTTTCCGGGAAGGTTTCGAGTCGGTATTTCCTCCGTCACAATTGAGACTATTCTTCCCGGAGGAATTGGAGGCAGTATTCTGCGGTCACGCACAAACCGGCGGGCTGTGGGACGTGAAAACTCTTGCCGAGTGCTGTAGAACCGACCATGGTTACACGCCAGATTCAAGAGCTATTTGTTTTCTGTTCGAAGTCATGTCCAAATATAACAGCGAGGAACAGCGACAGTTCATTCAATTTGTTACCGGTTCACCACGTCTACCCGTTGGag GTTTCAAAAGCTTAACACCTCCATTAACAATAGTGCGCAAAACTTTTGATCCGTCTATGAAAACAGATGATTTTCTACCATCGGTAATGACTTGCGTTAACTACCTAAAACTGCCTGATTATACCACTTTGGAAATAATGCGGGAAAAGTTGCGGATAGCTGCGCAAGAGGGTCAACATTCGTTCCATCTCTCCTAG